One Stegostoma tigrinum isolate sSteTig4 chromosome 22, sSteTig4.hap1, whole genome shotgun sequence DNA segment encodes these proteins:
- the LOC125463824 gene encoding HUWE1-associated protein modifying stress responses-like, with protein MEEAKDPSDSGMAGHGPENWLSGWERQCLEEDERQEPAPDSGPGGSEAEAQRQRLWLCFQNSATAIAQLYKDRVYEQQLGIQSLWKPFQAAATSVTCLYKDGLEAYRASLDLGTQAGYQRRNKEMLAWVKKRRHIIHREDLLSFLCRKSPPSRNSRLAPRLNIPSSVLAQEDSNRTAEGDLQAFTDAIAVHGLSGAMANVSVRSAAPGSPTHGGSNSASVRRRGSLQDVDLNSFIAEEMAHHLDSSRKRAPAQCSDVITESPSHKRSRML; from the exons ATGGAGGAGGCTAAGGATCCCAGTGATTCCGGTATGGCGGGGCACGGCCCCGAAAACTGGCTGTCCGGTTGGGAGCGGCAGTGCCTGGAGGAGGATGAGAGGCAGGAGCCCGCGCCTGACAGCGGCCCTGGAGGAAGCGAGGCCGAGGCCCAGAGACAGCGGCTTTGGCTGTGCTTCCAGAACTCGGCCACCGCCATCGCCCAGCTCTACAAAG ATCGTGTATATGAACAGCAGCTGGGTATTCAGAGCTTGTGGAAACCCTTCCAGGCAGCAGCCACTTCTGTGACTTGTCTCTATAAAG ATGGGCTCGAAGCCTATCGAGCGAGCTTGGATCTGGGCACGCAGGCAGGCTATCAGAGGAGAAACAAGGAAATGCTGGCTTGGGTGAAGAAGAGGAGACACATCATCCACCGAGAAGACCTGCTCAGCTTCTTGTGCAGGAAGTCACCCCCGTCCAGGAACAGCAGACTGGCACCTCGGCTAAACATTCCCTCCTCTGTGTTGGCACAGGAAGATTCAAACAGGACTGCTGAGGGTGACCTGCAGGCATTCACTGATGCCATTGCTGTGCATG gcCTCAGTGGTGCTATGGCGAATGTCAGCGTGCGCTCAGCAGCACCCGGGTCCCCGACACATGGCGGCAGTAACTCCGCTTCGGTGCGCAGGCGTGGCAGCCTGCAGGATGTGGACTTAAACAGCTTTATAGCTGAAGAGATGGCTCACCATCTGGACAGCTCAAGGAAGCGGGCTCCGGCCCAATGCAGCGAcgtcatcactgaatcacccagtCACAAGCGAAGCCGAATGCTATGA